Proteins encoded by one window of Lathyrus oleraceus cultivar Zhongwan6 chromosome 1, CAAS_Psat_ZW6_1.0, whole genome shotgun sequence:
- the LOC127136475 gene encoding nucleosome assembly protein 1;3 has protein sequence MTNNKEAFNISDLSSALNEEDRADLVNALKSKIQSLAGQHSDVLESLSPVVRKRVEVLREIQGEHDELEAKFLEERAALEAKYQILYQPLYTKRYDIVNGVAEVEGVAVETAVAEEDKEKGVPSFWLNAMKNNDVLGEEITERDEGALKFLKDIKWTRIEEPKGFKLEFFFDSNPYFSNSVLTKIYHMVDEDEPILEKAIGTEIQWLPGKCLTQKVLKKKPKKGAKNAKPITKTETCESFFNFFNPPEVPEDDEDIDEDMAEELQNQMEQDYDIGSTIRDKIIPHAVSWFTGEAAQGEEFGDLDDEDEDEDDDAEEDDEEEDEDEDDDDEEEEETKTKKKSSASKKSGIAQLGDGQQGERPPECKQQ, from the exons ATGACGAACAACAAGGAAGCTTTCAACATCTCAGATCTCAGTTCCG CTCTCAATGAAGAGGATCGGGCTGACCTGGTCAACGCTCTCAAG AGTAAGATACAGAGTCTTGCTGGGCAACACTCTGATGTTCTGGAGAGTCTGTCTCCTGTTGTCAGGAAGCGTGTGGAGGTTCTCAGAGAGATTCAG GGTGAACATGATGAATTGGAGGCAAAGTTTTTGGAAGAGAGAGCTGCTCTTGAAGCCAAATACCAAATTTTGTATCAACCATTGTACACTAAG CGTTATGATATTGTGAATGGTGTTGCTGAAGTGGAAGGGGTAGCAGTTGAAACTGCTGTTGCAGAAGAGGATAAAG AGAAAGGAGTGCCTTCATTTTGGCTTAATGCTATGAAAAACAATGATGTCTTAGGTGAAGAA ATTACAGAGCGCGATGAAGGCGCTCTCAAGTTTCTCAAAGATATCAAGTGGACAAGGATCGAAGAACCTAAAGGATTCAAACTTGAGTTTTTCTTCGATTCCAATCCCTATTTTTCAAACTCGGTGTTGACCAAAATCTATCATATGGTTGATGAGGATGAGCCTATACTGGAGAAGGCTATTGG GACTGAAATTCAGTGGCTTCCAGGAAAATGCCTGACCCAAAAGGTTTTGAAGAAAAAGCCCAAGAAGGGTGCAAAGAATGCTAAACCAATTACCAAAACTGAAACCTGTGAAAGTTTCTTTAACTTTTTCAATCCACCAGAAGTCCCTGAAGATGATGAAGACATTGATGAAGATATG GCTGAGGAACTTCAGAATCAGATGGAACAAGACTATGACATTGG GTCAACAATAAGAGATAAGATCATCCCCCATGCTGTGTCGTGGTTTACTGGGGAGGCTGCTCAGGGAGAGGAGTTTGGAGACCTGGATGATGAAGATGAGGATGAGGACGATGATGCTGAggaggatgatgaagaggagGATGAGGAcgaagatgatgatgatgaagaagaggaagagaCTAAGACTAAAAAGAAG TCATCTGCTAGTAAG AAGAGCGGAATTGCGCAGCTTGGCGATGGTCAGCAGGGTGAAAGACCACCAGAGTGCAAGCAGCAGTAG